Below is a window of Lodderomyces elongisporus chromosome 3, complete sequence DNA.
AATAGTCTAGGTTTTATAATCTCACTCTAATCAAGCacccaaaagaaaagtaggATAACCTCAGCAACTAGCGACAATAGCATGAAACGAATAGGGaggttttccaaatcaCAGGGCGAACGTGATGGCGAAGGTGAGAATCAGGATGTGAGCCGCAAGAGCttagaaaacaaaggaCTCCAGCCAAGTAGAAGCAATCACTCGGGAGAGTCTCAAGATTCACTTCGGGAGCTCAGACCGATCTTTGGAGGTCAAAATGCGACAACaactgcagcagcagcagcaacagcagcagcaacagcaacagcgaTTGGAATGGGAATGGGGATGGGGATGTACGATAGCtctttgaatttgaatccAAGTATTCTGAATGCACCTTTGGAAAGTGTTTTACAAACTAGTCAAGCATCTGCACTGAAGGGTGGAAACTCACTTTTTTCGAGCAAACAATCATTCTCCACTAAGCAATCATCGTATCAGAATAGTGCTCCACATAGCAAGAAAAGCTTTGGCGATTTCGGCCAAGCTTTGCAGACATTGAACATAGTTGAAGGATCAACGGCatcaaaggaaaaggatgAAGGGTACTCAGTTGTTGATGAGTTACGCCAGCTCAGCCAGGATCTTGCATATATTATGCACCAGTTGAACAACTCATCAGTGAACTTGTCGACTGCAGTGATGAACCTGATAGATTGCTTTAaaagtttttcaacaagCTATCGTGCGGTGCCAACGATATCTGCcgcaacaaaagaaaagagaacaagaacTGTAGGTGATGCTGAAACTGAAATCGAAACAGAAACTATAtctaaaaatgaaaataaaaataaaaatgaaaatgaaaatgaaaatgagtTCCAGACTGAAGTGATGGCATACAACAATTTGGATTTGAGGAAGATCATCAAGATCTACCTCCAGTATCATGATgatcttttgcaaaatgaagTATACATCAAGCTCAAactattgttgatgaagcaCTTTAATGattttgcatcaaaattTGACGACGAAGCGAAGTCTTCAACAGTACTCATCAAACCAAGATATTATGCCGTTGGTTCAGGGGATCACGGCCCATTTCCTGGAGAAGATTCGGTTGCAACTATTATGGATAGAATAGCCCAAGTCAACTTGGCATCAAAGGACCAGAATGGTTCATTTATTGCGCCAGTGCTCAGGGGAGTCACCTCCAAATTGCGCATTTTGTGTTTATACTTTGGTCTCCCTGATCCACAAGAAAACCATCAGAAAGTCATTAGCGGAATCAGTGAGTTATACGACGACATACACGTTGTTATTGCTAAAAACCGTATAGAACTTGCATCTGCATCAGTGGAAACATCTATTAAGCTGAACAATGTACCACCAGTACAAAAGATCCAACACCATCAACATAGCCAGAAGGGCTATGACCAACATTTATCACATTCACataagcagcagcagcaccaccaccagcagcaacagcagcaacagcaacagggTTTCCCAGTTCAAAAATTCAAACTTCCATTTAGAGTGCCAGTGGATCCTCTTCAGCCACCGATGTCAATGTCAATGTCGACTGAAAATTCGCTCAAAACATCAGGCACTGTAGGTGGATATATATACCCCAAGATAGATATCAAGAAACAACCAAATCTCAAGAGTTATGCGGCCTCAAAGTTTGCATTGTCGTGTGGCCATGTTTGCCTTGATCCACATAGTCCATCAACCTATCCAAATATTGCTGTGCCCTCGGCAGCGTTAATAGGGATGTACAAGCAGGCCTTGTTGGCACAATACGAAAGAGTGAAGGGGTCTATGAAGGACACGGAGGTGGCATACAAAGCGGTTCTTGGTGAGTTGGAGGAGATGTTTCCATCTAAGAATGTTAAAGTAAACATGGACAATATACAAGAACGGGAACTTGGTAGAAACTTGCCTAGACATAAATTTGGCCAGATTATATGGGGTGAAAGAACCTTGATAGAGGTACTGCAAACACCAAACGCGGTGAGCGGGCTCACCGAACGCAAATTGTCCGACTTGGCAATTATTAAAGTCAATAAGCATATGAAATGCTCAGCAAACTATTTGGGCGATGACGTGCTGTTCAATGAGTACGATCCTAGCTTGATCTTTGAAAACCTTTATGTTCGTAAAGTGCTTAACTTGAAGCGATACGAGCCCAAACCTATCAACGAAGCTGTGAAGGATATTGATTCACAAGTGTCTTCTTTTGAGGAAACTGAAAACTTGCATGGCCTTGAAGTTTTCAAATACGGATCGACAACGAAATACACAAGAGGTAATTTGAATGGCATCAAACTCGTTTACTGGCTAGACGGTGAGATGCATTCGCTGGAGTTTATAGTCAATTCTAGCGACATGACGTCGGTATTTGCCAGTGGAGGTGATAGCGGAAGCTGGATTATGAGTAAGTTGCAGGACATTAATCCTAACGAGCAAGGATTGGGTGTCTTGGGGATGTTGCATTCGTATGACGGAGAGTTTAAGCAGTTTGGCTTGTTCACGCCAATGTGCGAGATTCTATCACGGTTGAAAGAGGTGACAAACATCGAATGGGGCATCGTGGGAGCACAAGACTACAAAGGCGAAGGCAGAGACGGTGAGGGAGACGAGAATGAAGACGAATACTTTGTTAATGCCGGTGGTGAGAGAAGTAATGAGTATGACAGTGACGTTGAATAGGTGTTTGGTTGAATATAGGTTTCTGTATTTTAAAGTATAGTTCAGCTCTAGTTTTTAAGTGTTTAAAGTATTTGAAATATCacgagtgtgtgtgtgtgtgtttttcaTATCTTTGAATGCTTTAGTTCCCTTGATTCTGTCGCATGTATTTCctttcctctctctctctatatatatatatatgcattcttttggttgtttACTTTTCACTGTTTCGTATTTCACATATCAATCTCATCCAGCAGACAAATTTGACTTtgcacttgaaaaaaacacaaagcGCGGTGTCACACACTGCGAACTTAACCTATTGCAATAGTATACTCAGGCTAACCCAAGAGAAatcaattttcaattcaaaCTACAAAACGGTATAAGCAACAGCAGAAAAAGCACCAGCAATATAAATAG
It encodes the following:
- the SSY5 gene encoding SPS-sensor serine protease component ssy5 (MEROPS:MER0043119) codes for the protein MKRIGRFSKSQGERDGEGENQDVSRKSLENKGLQPSRSNHSGESQDSLRELRPIFGGQNATTTAAAAATAAATATAIGMGMGMGMYDSSLNLNPSISNAPLESVLQTSQASASKGGNSLFSSKQSFSTKQSSYQNSAPHSKKSFGDFGQALQTLNIVEGSTASKEKDEGYSVVDELRQLSQDLAYIMHQLNNSSVNLSTAVMNSIDCFKSFSTSYRAVPTISAATKEKRTRTVGDAETEIETETISKNENKNKNENENENEFQTEVMAYNNLDLRKIIKIYLQYHDDLLQNEVYIKLKLLLMKHFNDFASKFDDEAKSSTVLIKPRYYAVGSGDHGPFPGEDSVATIMDRIAQVNLASKDQNGSFIAPVLRGVTSKLRILCLYFGLPDPQENHQKVISGISELYDDIHVVIAKNRIELASASVETSIKSNNVPPVQKIQHHQHSQKGYDQHLSHSHKQQQHHHQQQQQQQQQGFPVQKFKLPFRVPVDPLQPPMSMSMSTENSLKTSGTVGGYIYPKIDIKKQPNLKSYAASKFALSCGHVCLDPHSPSTYPNIAVPSAALIGMYKQALLAQYERVKGSMKDTEVAYKAVLGELEEMFPSKNVKVNMDNIQERELGRNLPRHKFGQIIWGERTLIEVSQTPNAVSGLTERKLSDLAIIKVNKHMKCSANYLGDDVSFNEYDPSLIFENLYVRKVLNLKRYEPKPINEAVKDIDSQVSSFEETENLHGLEVFKYGSTTKYTRGNLNGIKLVYWLDGEMHSSEFIVNSSDMTSVFASGGDSGSWIMSKLQDINPNEQGLGVLGMLHSYDGEFKQFGLFTPMCEILSRLKEVTNIEWGIVGAQDYKGEGRDGEGDENEDEYFVNAGGERSNEYDSDVE